From Pogoniulus pusillus isolate bPogPus1 chromosome 16, bPogPus1.pri, whole genome shotgun sequence, a single genomic window includes:
- the RHOA gene encoding transforming protein RhoA, translating to MAAIRKKLVIVGDGACGKTCLLIVFSKDQFPEVYVPTVFENYVADIEVDGKQVELALWDTAGQEDYDRLRPLSYPDTDVILMCFSIDSPDSLENIPEKWTPEVKHFCPNVPIILVGNKKDLRNDEHTRRELAKMKQEPVKPEEGRDMANRIGAFGYMECSAKTKDGVREVFEMATRAALQARRGKKKSGCLLL from the exons aTGGCAGCCATTCGAAAAAAGCTGGTTATAGTGGGTGATGGTGCCTGTGGGAAGACCTGTCTGCTGATTGTATTTAGCAAAGACCAGTTCCCTGAAGTGTATGTCCCCACCGTCTTCGAAAATTATGTAGCAGATATTGAAGTGGATGGAAAGCAG GTGGAGTTGGCTTTGTGGGATACAGCAGGGCAAGAAGACTATGATCGACTTAGACCGCTTTCTTACCCAGATACCGATGTTATACTTATGTGTTTTTCAATTGATAGTCCTGATAGTTTAG AAAACATCCCAGAGAAGTGGACCCCAGAGGTGAAGCATTTCTGCCCCAACGTGCCTATCATCTTGGTAGGAAACAAGAAGGACCTGAGGAATGACGAGCACACAAGACGAGAGCTGGCCAAAATGAAGCAG GAGCCTGTCAAACCTGAAGAAGGAAGAGATATGGCAAACCGCATCGGTGCTTTTGGGTACATGGAGTGTTCGGCAAAGACCAAAGACGGTGTGAGGGAGGTTTTTGAAATGGCCACTAGAGCTGCTTTGCAAGCCCGGCGTGGCAAGAAGAAGTCCGGGTGCCTTCTCTTATAA
- the GPX1 gene encoding glutathione peroxidase 1 — translation MAAAGTGVLWGLSARRLGTGEPLQLGSLRGKVLLVVNVASLUGTTTRDFLQLNELQQRYGPRGLEVLGFPCNQFGHQENATNEEILLSLEHVRPGNGYKPRFTMFEKCEVNGKNAHPLFTFLKEALPFPHDDPSSLMTNPQYIIWSPVCRNDISWNFEKFLIGPDGVPFKRYSRHFETIKIQDDIELLLQKVSKNASQ, via the exons ATGGCGGCGGCAGGCACAGGAGTGCTGTGGGGGCTGTCGGCGCGGCGGCTGGGCACGGGGGagcccctgcagctgggctcGCTGCGGGgcaaggtgctgctggtggtcaACGTGGCGTCGCTCTGAGGGACCACCACGCGCGACTTCCTGCAGCTCAACGAGCTGCAGCAGCGCTACGGGCCCCGCGGCCTCGAGGTGCTCGGCTTCCCCTGCAACCAGTTTGGGCACCAG GAGAACGCTACGAACGAGGAGATCCTGCTGTCGCTGGAGCACGTTCGTCCTGGTAACGGCTACAAGCCCCGTTTCACCATGTTCGAGAAGTGCGAGGTGAACGGGAAGAATGCGCACCCTCTCTTCACCTTCCTGAAAGAAGCGCTGCCCTTCCCGCACGACGACCCCTCCTCGCTGATGACCAACCCGCAGTACATCATCTGGTCCCCGGTCTGCCGCAACGACATCTCCTGGAACTTCGAGAAGTTCCTCATCGGCCCCGACGGCGTGCCCTTCAAGCGCTACAGCAGGCATTTCGAAACCATCAAGATACAGGATGATATTGAATTGCTCCTGCAGAAGGTCTCCAAGAATGCTTCTCAGTAG